In Pseudothermotoga sp., a genomic segment contains:
- a CDS encoding adenosylcobalamin-dependent ribonucleoside-diphosphate reductase, which produces MHELVKRWQSISPSQNAEKILRERYYLKNREGEYIENSWNELSRRVARVIASAELVNNPRLKSMSPAECLDHIKYWEESFYELLSSRIFIPNSPTLFNAGMGVDFELLYKPIENMKLEDYEQIVRQRNHLHMLSACFVVPVEDSIDGIFTAVKEFALITKVGGGIGSNFSTLRPNGSFVAGTHGKASGPISFMHVFNSAVSVVEQGYRRRGALMGILNIDHPDIVDFIHAKRGNDGERILKFFNISVGIPMEREELLKLYEKDGYIELQHPKWSGEKRIRVREIFEMIARNAWETGDPGMVFLGEMNKYYALYPVRQIISTNPCGEIGLGPYEACNLGSIDVAKLFDGTKFYWEVLEKIVRVAVRFLDNVIDVNVFPIDKIERAVKESRRLGLGIMGFADLLYQMEIPYNSEEARCFAKNLMAFISFHAHEASSDLGEEKGNFPLFSQSRFVQQEDFIPFSMDMSDYDEEIKEHFKTRAKRFKRNVAVLAIAPTGSISNIADTSSGLEPNFLLAYVRYVNKQNSGEREPLLYVNEVLRKKLNGEVLKRIEDKLIEQGTLKNLDVDEKWKSIFVVALDISPKDHLLMQEAFQCYVDNNISKTINMPNSSTVQDVLDIYVEALKHRIRGLTVYRDGSLRTQVLTATKAAQKKESKLQFFIVDEKHKLRPRPRKETLRSVTRKYRTPEGTTYITVSFDDNGEAIEIFLSNGTEIAEAIGRLCSIALRAGVSPDEIIEQLIKVKGGYVRNVGMEIKKAIEDFSLLWPSSSENNVSTGTFKSNEEIERFVEANKLEWREGYYVDSLGNVYCPACLSKNSLFKQEGCISCRSCGWSRCG; this is translated from the coding sequence ATGCACGAGCTTGTGAAAAGGTGGCAGAGTATCTCTCCGTCTCAGAATGCTGAAAAGATTCTTAGGGAGAGGTACTATTTGAAAAACCGTGAGGGAGAATACATCGAAAATAGTTGGAATGAGCTTTCGAGGAGAGTTGCGCGTGTCATAGCCAGTGCCGAGCTTGTGAACAATCCGCGCTTGAAGAGCATGTCTCCCGCTGAGTGCTTGGATCACATCAAATATTGGGAGGAATCGTTTTATGAGTTACTTTCGAGTCGAATTTTCATTCCGAACAGTCCGACACTTTTCAACGCAGGAATGGGTGTCGATTTTGAATTACTCTACAAGCCAATCGAGAACATGAAACTTGAAGATTACGAGCAAATAGTTCGTCAAAGGAACCATCTTCATATGCTCTCGGCCTGCTTCGTTGTACCTGTTGAAGACAGTATAGATGGTATTTTTACGGCGGTGAAGGAATTCGCTTTGATCACAAAGGTGGGAGGAGGTATTGGAAGCAATTTCAGTACGTTGAGACCAAACGGTAGTTTCGTTGCTGGAACGCATGGTAAAGCCTCTGGGCCAATAAGTTTCATGCACGTGTTCAACTCTGCCGTTTCTGTTGTTGAGCAAGGTTACAGAAGAAGAGGAGCTTTGATGGGAATTTTGAACATCGATCATCCCGATATCGTTGATTTCATACACGCCAAACGTGGTAACGATGGTGAACGCATACTCAAGTTTTTCAACATATCAGTGGGTATTCCCATGGAACGTGAGGAGCTGCTGAAACTCTACGAGAAAGATGGTTACATCGAGCTTCAACATCCAAAATGGTCTGGAGAGAAACGTATTAGGGTTAGAGAGATCTTCGAAATGATAGCAAGAAATGCTTGGGAAACGGGCGATCCGGGCATGGTGTTTCTTGGTGAGATGAACAAGTACTACGCACTTTACCCGGTGAGGCAAATCATTTCTACAAATCCGTGTGGTGAGATTGGATTGGGTCCATACGAAGCGTGCAACCTTGGATCCATAGATGTTGCAAAGCTCTTCGATGGTACGAAGTTTTACTGGGAAGTGCTTGAGAAAATTGTCAGGGTGGCCGTCAGATTCTTGGATAACGTCATAGATGTGAATGTTTTTCCAATCGATAAAATCGAACGAGCAGTGAAAGAATCAAGAAGGCTCGGTTTGGGTATCATGGGTTTTGCAGATTTACTTTATCAAATGGAGATACCTTACAATTCTGAAGAAGCTCGCTGTTTTGCAAAGAATTTGATGGCTTTCATCTCCTTCCATGCACATGAAGCTTCTTCGGATCTTGGTGAAGAGAAGGGAAACTTCCCTCTCTTTTCTCAGAGCAGGTTTGTGCAACAAGAAGATTTCATACCCTTCTCGATGGACATGAGTGATTACGACGAAGAGATAAAGGAACATTTCAAAACCAGAGCAAAGAGATTCAAGAGAAACGTTGCAGTGCTAGCGATTGCGCCCACAGGGTCTATTTCCAACATAGCTGATACCTCTTCAGGTTTGGAACCAAATTTTCTGCTGGCTTACGTTAGGTACGTGAACAAGCAGAACAGTGGAGAGCGAGAACCCTTGCTCTATGTGAATGAAGTTTTGAGGAAAAAGTTGAACGGAGAGGTTTTGAAAAGAATAGAAGACAAACTTATAGAACAGGGGACTCTGAAAAATCTTGACGTGGACGAAAAATGGAAGAGCATCTTTGTGGTGGCACTGGATATAAGCCCGAAGGATCATCTGCTCATGCAGGAAGCGTTCCAATGTTATGTCGATAACAATATTTCAAAGACCATTAACATGCCAAACTCTTCAACAGTTCAAGATGTTTTGGACATCTATGTCGAGGCTTTAAAGCATAGAATACGCGGTTTGACTGTGTATCGCGATGGTTCATTGAGAACACAGGTTCTTACGGCAACTAAGGCGGCACAAAAGAAAGAAAGCAAGTTACAATTCTTCATTGTAGATGAGAAGCACAAGCTCAGACCGCGCCCAAGGAAAGAAACGTTGAGGAGTGTAACGAGGAAGTACAGAACGCCCGAAGGGACAACTTACATAACTGTTTCTTTCGATGATAACGGAGAAGCCATAGAAATCTTTCTCTCCAACGGCACAGAGATAGCTGAAGCCATAGGAAGACTTTGCTCAATAGCCCTCAGAGCAGGGGTTTCACCGGATGAGATCATAGAACAGTTAATCAAAGTGAAAGGCGGGTACGTGAGGAACGTTGGTATGGAGATCAAGAAAGCGATAGAAGATTTTTCATTGCTCTGGCCATCTTCTTCTGAAAATAACGTTTCAACAGGGACTTTCAAAAGCAATGAGGAGATAGAAAGATTTGTGGAAGCAAACAAACTCGAATGGCGAGAGGGTTACTACGTTGATTCTCTGGGAAACGTTTATTGTCCTGCATGCCTGAGTAAAAACTCTTTGTTCAAACAAGAAGGTTGTATCTCGTGTAGAAGCTGTGGTTGGTCAAGGTGTGGGTGA
- a CDS encoding cold-shock protein has translation MYNGTVKWFDAKKGYGFITRDNGEDVFVHFSAIRTDGFKTLREGQKVQFEIQQGSKGPQAVNVTPIN, from the coding sequence ATGTACAACGGTACAGTTAAGTGGTTCGATGCTAAGAAAGGTTACGGCTTCATCACAAGGGACAACGGAGAAGATGTGTTTGTACACTTTTCCGCGATCAGAACTGACGGATTCAAGACTCTCAGAGAAGGTCAAAAAGTACAGTTCGAAATCCAGCAAGGAAGTAAGGGACCACAAGCCGTCAATGTGACTCCCATAAATTGA
- a CDS encoding GNAT family N-acetyltransferase: MIVTERMGRLDLAITPARIEEAQHFVELALMSGRGFLEVLFEDQSRKILEALYIEKGNLFSHECCMFAKFGNHIAGMVLAYPYEYSAKFRLRTGFLLIKEMGISSVLRLLSVDRAIGKHGKNEFYISNLAVYPDFRNKGLARGLLQYCFEAAKRALSTKVTLDVEEENEVAIKLYTKMGFQFERKSTIKLGKNIFHFVRMSKPI, encoded by the coding sequence GTGATTGTTACAGAAAGGATGGGACGCTTGGATTTGGCGATCACACCTGCACGGATCGAGGAAGCACAACACTTTGTTGAACTTGCGTTGATGAGTGGAAGGGGATTCCTCGAAGTTCTTTTCGAAGATCAAAGTAGAAAAATTCTCGAGGCACTTTATATCGAAAAGGGGAATCTTTTCAGTCATGAATGTTGTATGTTTGCGAAGTTTGGTAACCACATCGCAGGAATGGTGTTAGCTTATCCTTATGAATACAGTGCCAAATTTAGGTTGAGAACCGGTTTTCTTCTGATCAAAGAGATGGGAATTTCAAGTGTACTCCGCTTGTTAAGCGTGGACAGAGCCATTGGTAAACACGGTAAGAACGAGTTTTATATCAGTAACCTTGCTGTCTATCCTGATTTCCGAAATAAAGGTCTTGCACGTGGACTTCTACAGTATTGTTTTGAGGCTGCTAAACGGGCGCTCAGTACCAAGGTGACTTTGGATGTTGAAGAAGAAAACGAAGTAGCGATCAAGCTTTACACAAAGATGGGTTTTCAATTCGAAAGAAAATCAACGATAAAGTTAGGGAAGAACATTTTCCATTTTGTGAGGATGTCGAAGCCGATTTGA
- a CDS encoding nitroreductase family protein, with amino-acid sequence MELLDAIRTRRSIRKYEVGKDVSKETIQKILELALNAPSAGNRQPWRLHVVKNQLTKKALCEAAFGQKFLEEAPWVICVVAVPEESAARYGDRGRNLYCIQDTAALVTYIMLIAREFNLDTCWVGAFDENRANEILDLPAGQRCVAMIPIGYAAEPRKDRPRRSLGEIVVFHE; translated from the coding sequence ATGGAATTGCTCGATGCCATAAGAACTAGGAGGAGTATTCGAAAATACGAGGTGGGGAAGGACGTTTCGAAAGAAACGATACAAAAAATTCTTGAACTTGCTTTGAATGCACCCAGTGCAGGGAACAGACAGCCTTGGAGACTGCATGTTGTGAAAAACCAACTCACCAAAAAAGCACTGTGTGAAGCCGCTTTTGGTCAGAAATTCTTGGAAGAGGCGCCTTGGGTCATATGTGTGGTAGCCGTACCTGAAGAGAGCGCTGCGAGGTACGGTGATAGGGGCAGAAACCTTTATTGCATTCAGGATACAGCTGCACTCGTGACATACATTATGCTGATCGCACGTGAGTTCAATCTCGATACTTGCTGGGTGGGAGCTTTCGACGAAAACAGAGCGAATGAAATTCTAGATCTTCCAGCAGGACAAAGGTGCGTTGCTATGATTCCCATAGGCTATGCCGCAGAGCCAAGGAAAGATAGACCGAGAAGATCTTTGGGAGAGATTGTCGTATTTCATGAATGA
- a CDS encoding BMP family ABC transporter substrate-binding protein: MKSLTLILLMISSFLYAYSVVLLITGEVAGNAIYEMAVSGAKRAAQDFGFEVKVVEGGYNPARWATLLTSLAASRSYDLIVTFTEGMPKNVETTARAFPNQKIVLVDAIAPILPNVYSVAFKDEEMAYLAGYFAALVTKSDMPNANEDLKVGMIAGDVYPAMMNKIKPAYEKGVKDVDPNARVIFSVVGSWADPSKGAELAQVQYEQGVDVIFLVAGGSGMGAVRKAREMRKYVIGVDSNYIERDPEVILACALKHIDRAIYEILAKAVKNQLKFGTSEVWGIKEGMIGFTFDDPNYLKNVPKEINLQMLRVYEKLKEGLIAPLP, translated from the coding sequence ATGAAGAGTCTAACGTTGATCCTCTTAATGATTTCAAGCTTTTTATACGCTTATTCGGTGGTTCTTCTCATCACGGGTGAAGTGGCCGGAAATGCTATTTACGAGATGGCCGTATCTGGTGCGAAGAGAGCAGCACAAGATTTTGGATTCGAAGTGAAGGTAGTCGAAGGTGGGTACAACCCTGCTCGTTGGGCAACTTTACTCACAAGCCTGGCTGCTTCGCGAAGTTACGATCTCATAGTGACGTTCACTGAGGGCATGCCGAAAAACGTTGAAACCACGGCCAGAGCTTTTCCGAATCAAAAGATAGTATTGGTAGATGCTATAGCACCGATACTGCCAAACGTGTATTCTGTAGCTTTCAAAGACGAGGAAATGGCATACCTTGCAGGTTATTTTGCCGCCTTGGTGACTAAAAGTGACATGCCTAACGCCAATGAAGATCTCAAAGTGGGCATGATCGCAGGAGATGTTTATCCTGCCATGATGAATAAGATTAAACCTGCATATGAGAAAGGTGTGAAAGATGTCGATCCTAACGCACGCGTGATCTTTTCAGTTGTCGGTAGTTGGGCTGATCCAAGTAAGGGAGCTGAACTTGCACAAGTTCAGTATGAACAGGGTGTCGATGTTATATTCCTCGTAGCCGGAGGTTCGGGCATGGGTGCTGTCAGAAAAGCAAGAGAAATGAGAAAATACGTGATAGGTGTCGATTCGAACTATATTGAGAGAGATCCTGAGGTGATCCTTGCGTGTGCACTGAAGCACATCGACCGAGCCATCTATGAGATTCTGGCGAAGGCGGTGAAAAATCAGCTGAAGTTCGGTACAAGTGAAGTGTGGGGAATTAAAGAAGGAATGATAGGTTTCACGTTCGATGATCCGAACTATTTGAAGAATGTACCGAAGGAAATCAATTTACAAATGTTGAGAGTGTATGAGAAGCTAAAAGAGGGGTTGATCGCACCATTACCGTGA
- a CDS encoding DUF1292 domain-containing protein, with protein MREEDLDVFVLTDEQGHEHHFVVLAEIEDGTKKYWICEEIMVNEEGEIQQFGDIYPFEVKEAEDGGLYINSVESEEEFERVSKAWEDLLEKDEELRKLVEPEEQQEK; from the coding sequence ATGAGAGAAGAGGATCTAGACGTGTTCGTGTTGACAGATGAACAAGGTCATGAGCATCATTTTGTGGTGCTTGCAGAAATTGAAGATGGAACGAAGAAGTACTGGATCTGTGAGGAAATCATGGTAAACGAGGAAGGAGAAATCCAGCAGTTCGGTGATATCTACCCGTTCGAAGTTAAAGAGGCCGAGGATGGTGGACTCTACATAAATTCGGTGGAATCTGAAGAAGAGTTCGAACGGGTGTCCAAAGCCTGGGAAGATTTGCTAGAAAAGGATGAAGAACTCAGAAAACTCGTTGAACCTGAAGAACAGCAAGAAAAGTGA
- a CDS encoding zinc-ribbon domain-containing protein, whose translation MNGWKRCTNCGEKCKNDARKCPACGTPFEKKECPDCGAVIDDDIDECPICGWLFSEEFFDEYEEDYDYEDLEDFHDLSDYEDED comes from the coding sequence ATGAACGGTTGGAAAAGGTGTACAAATTGCGGCGAGAAGTGCAAAAATGACGCGAGAAAGTGCCCAGCTTGCGGTACACCTTTCGAGAAAAAAGAGTGTCCAGATTGCGGGGCTGTGATCGATGATGACATCGATGAATGCCCCATTTGCGGTTGGTTGTTTTCTGAAGAATTTTTCGACGAGTACGAGGAGGATTACGATTACGAGGATCTTGAAGATTTTCACGATCTGTCTGACTACGAAGATGAAGACTGA
- a CDS encoding redox-sensing transcriptional repressor Rex: MSKIPKPVIRRLAVYLRCLSELEEKGIKLVSSKQLASMLHIKDSQVRKDLSYFGNLGHRGIGYDVKGLARKLREVLGLYKIWSVIILGAGNIGRALANHRRLEQNNFKVKAVFDIDKRKIGKQIAPGLIVKNVDELEHFVRQNGVDIAVLAVPADVANELANRLEISGVKGIICFAPTTLSCKIPVEYVDITVFFKTLAHTIVNSSYNI; this comes from the coding sequence TTGAGTAAAATTCCAAAGCCTGTCATAAGAAGACTCGCGGTTTATTTGAGGTGCCTCTCGGAGTTGGAAGAGAAAGGCATCAAGCTTGTATCCTCAAAACAACTTGCGTCCATGTTACACATAAAAGACTCCCAGGTGAGGAAGGATCTTTCTTATTTCGGTAATCTTGGTCACAGGGGCATTGGCTACGACGTTAAGGGGTTGGCAAGAAAGTTGCGTGAGGTGCTCGGTTTGTACAAAATTTGGTCAGTGATAATTCTCGGTGCAGGTAACATAGGAAGAGCTTTAGCAAATCATAGGCGTTTAGAGCAAAACAATTTCAAAGTGAAGGCTGTCTTCGATATAGATAAACGAAAGATAGGTAAGCAAATCGCACCTGGTTTGATTGTCAAGAATGTCGACGAGCTCGAACATTTTGTGAGGCAGAATGGGGTAGATATAGCAGTGCTTGCTGTACCTGCAGACGTCGCGAACGAGCTCGCCAACCGCTTGGAGATTTCTGGGGTGAAAGGTATAATATGTTTTGCTCCGACAACTTTGAGTTGTAAGATTCCCGTGGAGTATGTCGACATAACTGTGTTTTTCAAGACACTGGCGCACACCATTGTGAACAGTTCATACAACATATAG
- a CDS encoding adenylosuccinate synthase: MNTVVIGLQWGDEGKGKIVTYLSRYYDCVVRYCGGSNAGHTVDYGDFKIVHHLIPSADGRFKKNMYIGVGVVIDLDVLLRELEQLNNLFPESSTLLRVCKQSHLVLPFYRELDGRIDAARNEPVGTTRRGIGLCYANRALRFGLRLEDFEDDQTVKERLRELAKLWNLELSIETVLEHLREAYERISHLLIDNVEAFENLKNKNLLFEGTQGVLLDVDVGTYPFVTSTNCSSSGVQSGFGYPIKIDKVIGVTKAYTTRVGEGPFPTELKGEEGERIRKLGGEYGATTGRPRRCGWLDFVLLRYAVKVSGCDELIVTKADILKNFEKIAVCVAYEVDGIKVHELKNLKDIHRVKPVYEEMEGWKDINSRAFTKFLKKMEQEVGVRISYVSTGSKVDEIIAL; encoded by the coding sequence TTGAATACCGTAGTGATAGGACTTCAATGGGGAGACGAAGGTAAAGGCAAGATAGTGACCTATCTTTCGCGCTACTACGATTGTGTTGTTCGATATTGCGGGGGAAGTAATGCCGGTCATACCGTTGATTACGGTGATTTCAAAATTGTTCATCACTTGATACCATCAGCCGACGGAAGATTCAAAAAGAACATGTACATCGGTGTAGGTGTTGTCATCGATTTGGACGTGCTTTTGAGAGAGCTTGAGCAATTGAACAACTTGTTCCCAGAAAGCAGCACGTTGTTGAGAGTATGTAAACAATCACACTTGGTGCTCCCTTTTTACAGGGAATTGGATGGTAGAATCGATGCCGCTCGCAATGAACCTGTTGGCACTACGCGTCGTGGCATAGGTCTTTGTTACGCTAACCGAGCATTGCGTTTCGGCTTGAGACTCGAGGATTTTGAGGACGACCAAACTGTTAAAGAGAGGTTGAGAGAGCTTGCAAAGTTATGGAACCTTGAACTGAGCATAGAAACCGTCTTGGAACATCTTCGTGAAGCTTATGAGAGAATCTCACACTTGTTGATTGATAATGTTGAAGCTTTTGAGAATTTGAAAAACAAAAACCTGTTGTTCGAGGGTACTCAAGGTGTTTTACTCGATGTGGATGTTGGAACTTATCCATTCGTAACGTCAACGAATTGCTCGAGTAGTGGTGTTCAATCGGGTTTTGGTTATCCTATAAAAATCGACAAAGTCATTGGGGTAACGAAAGCCTATACCACGAGGGTTGGTGAGGGACCGTTTCCGACGGAGCTGAAAGGCGAAGAAGGTGAAAGGATCAGAAAACTCGGCGGCGAGTACGGAGCCACAACGGGGAGACCCAGGCGGTGTGGTTGGTTGGATTTTGTGTTGCTCAGATATGCTGTTAAGGTGAGCGGTTGTGATGAACTGATTGTAACAAAAGCGGATATACTGAAAAACTTTGAAAAAATAGCCGTGTGTGTTGCTTACGAAGTGGATGGCATCAAAGTACACGAATTGAAAAATTTGAAGGACATCCACAGAGTTAAACCGGTTTATGAAGAAATGGAAGGATGGAAAGATATCAACTCGCGCGCTTTCACTAAATTTCTCAAGAAAATGGAGCAAGAAGTTGGGGTCAGAATCAGTTATGTATCTACAGGTTCCAAAGTAGATGAGATCATCGCTCTATGA
- the argF gene encoding ornithine carbamoyltransferase: MAVNLTGRSLLTLLEYTPEEISYLLDLSFQVKRESRAKVVHRRFVGKTLAMIFEKRSTRTRLAFETAFAEEGGHPIFLSIQDIQLGAKESIEDTARVLGRMVDAIMFRGFKQETVEALAKYSGVPVYNGLTDVFHPTQVLADLMTVQEVFGRLKGIKLVFVGDGRNNMANSLMIGCAKMGMHYVVCSPKELRPDEKLVKTCLEVAKETGATIQIEENPEKAVEGADVIYTDVWASMGEEDKQAERERLLRPYQVNEQLMKKTAKSETIFMHCLPAIKGQEVTFEVIEGKQSKVWDEAENRKHTIKALMIATLL, from the coding sequence ATGGCGGTGAATTTGACAGGAAGATCACTTCTCACACTTTTAGAGTACACACCAGAGGAAATAAGCTACTTACTGGATCTTTCTTTCCAAGTGAAAAGGGAAAGTAGAGCCAAGGTTGTACACAGAAGGTTTGTTGGCAAAACTCTTGCCATGATCTTCGAAAAAAGATCCACCAGAACAAGGCTTGCTTTCGAAACAGCCTTTGCTGAAGAAGGTGGACATCCCATTTTCCTTTCGATTCAGGACATACAGCTCGGTGCCAAAGAATCCATTGAAGATACCGCAAGGGTCCTCGGCAGAATGGTTGACGCCATCATGTTTAGAGGGTTCAAGCAGGAAACCGTCGAAGCTCTCGCCAAATACTCAGGTGTACCCGTTTACAATGGCCTAACCGATGTTTTCCACCCAACACAAGTGCTTGCTGATCTCATGACAGTACAGGAAGTCTTCGGTAGGCTCAAGGGTATTAAGCTCGTGTTCGTGGGTGATGGAAGGAACAACATGGCCAATTCCCTCATGATCGGTTGCGCCAAAATGGGTATGCACTACGTCGTATGTTCACCGAAAGAACTCAGACCTGATGAAAAACTTGTAAAGACTTGCTTAGAGGTTGCGAAGGAAACGGGGGCAACGATTCAGATAGAAGAAAACCCTGAAAAAGCCGTTGAAGGAGCTGATGTCATTTACACCGATGTTTGGGCTTCCATGGGGGAAGAAGACAAGCAAGCCGAGCGCGAAAGACTTTTGAGGCCATATCAAGTGAATGAACAGCTGATGAAGAAGACTGCGAAAAGTGAGACCATCTTTATGCACTGTTTACCAGCAATAAAGGGCCAAGAAGTCACGTTCGAAGTCATTGAAGGAAAACAAAGTAAAGTCTGGGATGAGGCTGAAAACAGAAAACATACGATAAAGGCGCTCATGATAGCTACACTTTTGTAA
- the iadA gene encoding beta-aspartyl-peptidase: MILLRNVVVYSPHPIGIRDILIVADKIAAIDERLTVNLPHLKTIDCTSKIAVPGFIDNHVHLLGGGGEGGFRTRTPELSFSELVRSGTTTVVGCLGTDGVTRSLESLYAKAKALEEEGVSSYIYVGSYRVPPVTFTGSIIKDLVLIDKVIGVGEIAISDHRSSQPTMDELKRLVSDARVGGMLSGKAGLVNVHVGDGSAMLEPLFHLIETTEIPVTQFLPTHINRNLKLLAESAKWLAIGGTIDLTTSVSDLLEKRLQPWYIFSELLKEGFENQITFSSDGQGSLPRFDEGGSFVGLDVGKVRTLYEQMVLAVKNGVSLEKALLPVTQNVARMLKLNRKGLISEGMDGDIVLLDQDFNIDTVIAKGKVLMLNKQQLVKGTFEI, from the coding sequence ATGATTCTGTTAAGAAACGTTGTTGTTTATTCGCCACATCCCATTGGAATTAGGGATATTTTAATCGTTGCTGATAAAATCGCTGCGATCGATGAACGTTTGACTGTCAATCTCCCTCATCTCAAGACAATAGATTGTACCAGTAAAATAGCGGTTCCTGGTTTCATCGACAATCATGTACATCTGTTAGGTGGAGGTGGTGAAGGAGGTTTTAGAACTCGAACCCCAGAACTTTCTTTCTCAGAATTGGTGCGCTCTGGAACGACTACAGTCGTTGGATGTCTTGGGACGGACGGCGTAACTAGAAGTTTAGAGTCGCTCTATGCAAAAGCCAAAGCTTTAGAGGAGGAAGGTGTTTCGAGTTACATTTACGTTGGTTCCTACCGAGTCCCACCAGTGACTTTCACAGGTAGTATCATTAAAGATCTCGTCTTGATCGATAAGGTCATAGGTGTTGGAGAGATTGCCATCAGCGATCACAGGTCCTCTCAACCAACGATGGACGAATTGAAACGCCTCGTGTCAGATGCAAGAGTGGGTGGTATGCTGAGTGGTAAAGCTGGATTGGTCAATGTTCATGTCGGAGACGGATCTGCTATGTTAGAACCTCTTTTTCACTTGATCGAAACCACTGAAATACCTGTCACCCAATTTTTGCCAACACACATCAACAGGAATCTTAAACTGCTGGCAGAATCAGCAAAATGGTTAGCGATAGGTGGCACGATAGATTTGACCACGAGTGTATCTGATTTGCTCGAAAAAAGATTGCAACCTTGGTACATTTTCAGCGAACTTTTGAAAGAAGGTTTTGAAAATCAAATCACTTTCAGTTCTGATGGCCAAGGGAGTCTACCTCGTTTCGATGAGGGTGGAAGTTTCGTAGGGCTTGACGTTGGAAAAGTTCGCACGCTCTATGAACAAATGGTGTTGGCTGTGAAGAACGGGGTTTCGCTCGAAAAGGCTTTATTGCCTGTCACGCAAAATGTTGCGAGAATGCTGAAGCTGAATAGGAAGGGTCTAATTTCTGAGGGAATGGATGGAGATATAGTCCTTCTAGATCAAGACTTCAATATAGACACAGTCATAGCAAAAGGCAAGGTTTTGATGCTCAATAAACAACAGCTTGTTAAAGGAACATTTGAAATTTGA